Proteins from a genomic interval of Chitinophagales bacterium:
- the tyrS gene encoding tyrosine--tRNA ligase translates to MNFIEELRWRGMLHNSTPGVEKLLENEKPVAAYLGCDPTAPSLTIGNLASLMMLIHFQKAGHKPIALVGGATGMIGDPSGKSAERELKSVEVLHYNVAQQKKILQKLLDFDHPVNGAELVNNHDWFKDMPVLDFLRDIGKNLTVNYMMAKDSVKNRLESGISFTEFSYQLIQGYDFVYLNKHKNCKIQFGGSDQWGNMTAGTELIRKMSAEGEETEAYAVTCPLITKADGTKFGKTESGAVWLSPELTSPYKFYQFWLNSSDEDVKRYIRIFTLLDKETIEALEAEHNEAPHQRILQKRLAQEITTMLHGEDAYDTAIQASEILFGKGTKQTLRNLSEDDFLDIFRGVPQIEISQSAIKEGINVVDFLAEATQLFSSKGEIRRGIKGNGISINKEKVSDADSIITTDDLIAGKYILMQKGKKSYAIGVVS, encoded by the coding sequence ATGAACTTTATAGAAGAACTTCGATGGCGTGGAATGTTGCACAACAGCACTCCAGGAGTAGAAAAATTATTGGAAAACGAAAAGCCCGTTGCAGCTTATTTGGGTTGTGACCCAACAGCCCCTTCTCTCACAATCGGCAATTTGGCCTCCTTGATGATGTTAATTCACTTCCAAAAAGCAGGACACAAACCGATTGCACTTGTAGGCGGTGCAACAGGAATGATTGGAGACCCTTCTGGAAAGTCTGCCGAACGTGAATTGAAGTCAGTAGAAGTTTTGCATTACAACGTTGCTCAACAAAAGAAAATTCTTCAAAAACTGCTTGATTTTGACCATCCTGTAAATGGAGCAGAATTAGTGAACAACCACGATTGGTTTAAAGATATGCCTGTATTGGATTTCTTGCGAGACATCGGGAAAAACTTGACCGTCAATTACATGATGGCAAAAGATTCGGTAAAAAATCGCTTGGAATCGGGAATTTCCTTCACCGAATTTTCTTACCAACTCATTCAAGGCTACGATTTTGTGTACTTGAATAAGCATAAAAACTGCAAAATCCAATTTGGAGGAAGCGACCAATGGGGTAACATGACCGCAGGAACGGAGCTGATTCGCAAAATGTCGGCTGAAGGTGAAGAGACCGAAGCCTATGCTGTCACCTGTCCATTGATTACCAAAGCAGACGGTACTAAGTTTGGTAAAACCGAAAGCGGCGCAGTGTGGCTCAGTCCAGAACTAACCTCTCCCTACAAATTCTACCAGTTTTGGCTCAATTCTTCTGATGAAGATGTTAAAAGATACATCCGCATTTTTACGCTTTTGGATAAAGAAACGATTGAAGCTCTTGAAGCCGAACACAACGAAGCTCCACACCAACGAATACTTCAAAAGCGATTGGCACAAGAAATAACGACCATGCTACACGGCGAAGATGCTTATGACACCGCCATACAAGCCTCCGAAATATTGTTTGGAAAAGGTACAAAACAAACGCTCCGCAACTTATCGGAAGATGATTTTTTGGATATTTTTAGAGGTGTACCTCAAATTGAAATAAGCCAATCCGCCATTAAAGAAGGCATCAATGTGGTTGATTTTTTAGCAGAAGCAACCCAACTTTTTTCTTCAAAAGGAGAAATTCGCCGAGGCATCAAAGGCAATGGTATCAGTATCAACAAAGAAAAAGTTTCGGATGCGGATTCAATCATTACCACAGATGATTTGATAGCAGGGAAATATATTTTGATGCAAAAAGGGAAGAAAAGTTATGCGATTGGGGTGGTGAGCTAA
- the udk gene encoding uridine kinase encodes MLVVGIAGGTGAGKTTVVRKIMARLPEANLSVIPQDNYYKDNSHMPLAERQKLNFDHPAAIEFSLLVKHVRSLKQGDGVQIPIYSYLTCTRSDETIPMKPKNVVIVEGILILTHPRLRDLLDIKVFVDAAPDERLIRVIHRDILERGRNVREVLERYEKSVKPMHQQFIEPAKQFADIIVPRGGQNEVAIDVLARMISTRIQ; translated from the coding sequence ATGTTAGTGGTTGGTATTGCAGGAGGAACTGGTGCAGGTAAAACAACGGTGGTTAGAAAAATTATGGCTCGACTTCCTGAGGCGAATTTATCGGTTATTCCCCAAGATAATTATTACAAGGATAATAGCCACATGCCTTTAGCCGAAAGACAAAAATTAAATTTTGACCACCCAGCAGCTATTGAATTTAGCTTGTTGGTCAAACATGTCCGCAGTTTGAAACAAGGCGATGGTGTTCAGATTCCTATTTATTCTTACCTCACCTGTACCCGTTCTGATGAGACCATTCCTATGAAACCCAAGAATGTGGTGATAGTGGAAGGGATTTTGATTCTGACGCATCCTCGTCTTCGGGATCTACTGGATATCAAAGTATTTGTAGATGCTGCACCAGATGAACGCTTGATTCGGGTAATTCATCGGGATATTTTGGAGCGTGGCAGAAATGTGCGGGAAGTATTGGAACGCTATGAAAAATCGGTCAAGCCGATGCACCAGCAATTTATTGAACCTGCAAAACAATTTGCAGATATTATCGTACCCAGAGGAGGGCAAAATGAGGTGGCGATTGATGTGTTGGCTCGAATGATTAGTACACGGATTCAGTAG
- a CDS encoding LytTR family DNA-binding domain-containing protein gives MIRYLIIDDEYIAHEIIEGYCKLLPNMVLKKNCYDALEAFEYLNENPIDLIFLDLNMPKLKGFDFLKTLNSPPKVIVTTAYKEYALEGYELNIEDYLLKPFGFDRFLKAINKAFVSSRPQQTLSSQSLPPKKRIFLRSNKKYIQVEVDEIQYLEASGNYTKVVNAKETIVIREKISDVLALLPKQGFLQVHKSFAVAVRHIKNIEGNQIVIGKDFIPIGKMYKSGVNQLLKS, from the coding sequence ATGATTCGATATCTAATTATTGACGATGAATACATCGCCCACGAGATCATTGAAGGGTATTGCAAACTTTTGCCCAATATGGTATTGAAGAAAAACTGTTATGACGCACTCGAAGCCTTTGAATACTTGAACGAAAACCCAATCGACCTCATTTTTCTCGACCTCAATATGCCCAAGTTGAAGGGGTTTGACTTCTTGAAAACCCTCAATTCTCCTCCCAAAGTGATTGTGACAACTGCCTATAAAGAATATGCACTCGAAGGATACGAGTTGAATATTGAAGACTATTTGCTCAAGCCCTTCGGTTTTGACCGTTTTTTGAAGGCAATCAACAAAGCCTTTGTTTCTTCAAGACCTCAACAAACTCTTTCAAGTCAAAGCCTGCCTCCCAAAAAGCGGATTTTTTTGCGAAGTAACAAAAAGTACATACAGGTAGAAGTTGATGAAATTCAGTACTTAGAGGCTTCTGGAAATTATACCAAAGTGGTAAACGCAAAGGAAACGATTGTCATTCGAGAGAAAATTTCGGATGTGTTGGCATTGTTGCCCAAACAAGGTTTTTTGCAAGTGCACAAATCCTTTGCTGTTGCTGTTAGGCACATCAAAAACATTGAAGGGAATCAGATAGTTATTGGAAAGGATTTTATTCCGATTGGGAAAATGTATAAGAGTGGAGTTAATCAGCTTTTGAAGTCGTAG
- a CDS encoding ankyrin repeat domain-containing protein, with protein sequence MVAQVQPNVLEAVLQDDYFSIEVSIREGYNAFVIEPSGMSIVEHAIASGNRNLLTTIVENMHTVSNKDAYTLLSKAIDYKQIDMVKYLLGKNFHAEMNSVEMYNLVCLTLQHDYADIYRLFTEYSPAIDNHQMDFLSIAANSDKFDIFSFIFKYKNLKTSEKLGSESLIHQAANSLPIITFLINKGADVNALTTNGHTPLHLTKDLKIAQLLIKNGAIVNVEDNEGHTPLYYAQKAGDTAMVRLFERALEK encoded by the coding sequence ATGGTAGCTCAAGTACAGCCTAATGTATTAGAAGCAGTATTACAAGATGACTATTTCAGTATAGAGGTGTCTATTCGAGAAGGATACAATGCTTTTGTCATTGAACCCTCTGGAATGAGTATAGTAGAACATGCTATCGCTTCTGGTAATCGAAATCTATTGACTACAATAGTCGAAAATATGCATACCGTATCCAATAAAGATGCATATACCCTTTTATCAAAAGCTATTGATTACAAGCAGATAGATATGGTAAAATATTTGTTGGGGAAAAATTTTCATGCCGAAATGAATAGCGTCGAAATGTATAATCTGGTTTGCCTTACCTTACAGCATGATTATGCAGACATTTATCGACTATTCACTGAATATTCCCCCGCTATTGATAACCACCAAATGGATTTTTTGTCCATAGCAGCTAATAGTGATAAATTTGATATTTTTTCTTTCATTTTCAAGTATAAAAACCTAAAAACGTCTGAAAAACTTGGCAGTGAATCATTAATACATCAAGCAGCCAATAGTCTCCCAATAATAACCTTTCTGATTAATAAAGGTGCTGACGTAAACGCTCTTACCACGAATGGGCATACACCACTACACCTTACCAAAGACCTAAAGATAGCTCAGTTATTGATTAAAAACGGTGCCATTGTAAACGTTGAAGACAACGAAGGACATACGCCGCTTTATTATGCACAAAAAGCAGGTGATACCGCAATGGTTCGTTTGTTTGAAAGAGCATTGGAAAAATAA
- the gwsG gene encoding grasp-with-spasm system ATP-grasp peptide maturase — protein MGAILIFSKMGEVTTCDVIDWLDAFKVDFFRINEGELDKMPSSFQLTNEGQSATVESTKGKFKLEDIDTVWFRKTKPSKTPDTSTISDPDIAALIEAHTFNELEAYNLTFHQLLEKKWLNHPTRKEINKPFQLRMAQKVGFKIPATLVTNEKTILCNFKKNYSELIVKAIFRSRGFMIDEVFHAGFTTILTEETIHQLPDTFFPILVQQQIDKEYEIRTFYLDGECHSMAIFSQMDEQTVVDFRRYNRTKPNRTVPFSLPESITNQVKTFMDNMELNSGSLDFIRGKDGHYYFLEVNPTGQFGMVSKPCNYCLEKKVAEWLIQ, from the coding sequence ATGGGGGCAATATTAATATTTAGCAAGATGGGAGAGGTCACTACTTGTGATGTGATAGATTGGTTGGATGCTTTCAAAGTAGATTTTTTCAGAATCAATGAAGGGGAATTGGATAAAATGCCATCTTCTTTTCAATTGACAAACGAAGGACAATCAGCAACAGTTGAATCAACAAAAGGTAAGTTTAAATTAGAAGACATTGATACCGTATGGTTCAGGAAAACAAAACCTTCAAAAACTCCCGATACCAGCACTATCTCAGACCCAGACATTGCAGCACTTATTGAAGCGCATACCTTCAATGAATTAGAAGCCTACAACCTTACTTTTCATCAACTCCTAGAAAAAAAATGGTTGAACCATCCTACCCGAAAGGAAATCAACAAACCCTTTCAACTTCGCATGGCCCAAAAAGTGGGTTTTAAGATTCCTGCAACACTTGTAACCAACGAAAAAACAATACTCTGCAACTTCAAAAAAAACTATTCCGAATTGATAGTCAAAGCCATTTTTCGGTCAAGAGGTTTTATGATTGATGAAGTATTCCATGCAGGGTTCACCACCATATTAACAGAAGAAACAATCCATCAATTACCCGACACCTTTTTTCCGATATTGGTGCAACAACAAATAGATAAGGAGTACGAAATAAGGACTTTTTATTTAGATGGCGAATGTCACAGCATGGCTATTTTTTCACAAATGGACGAACAAACGGTTGTGGATTTTAGAAGATACAATCGAACAAAACCCAACCGCACCGTTCCCTTTTCTTTGCCTGAGTCAATTACAAATCAGGTAAAGACATTCATGGACAATATGGAACTCAACAGTGGCTCACTGGATTTCATTCGAGGCAAAGATGGACACTATTATTTTTTAGAAGTCAATCCAACAGGTCAATTCGGAATGGTTTCCAAACCTTGCAATTATTGCTTAGAAAAAAAAGTAGCAGAATGGCTGATACAATAA
- a CDS encoding T9SS type A sorting domain-containing protein produces MSKYYLLNRSTLLFLCCFVAMSFFININVLACINYQGPDGVCVEQIQNNNYRFTIDYPGYSEKDLVFWITPDGHWQYGHQIERYLETNSYDFGTAHVVRKNDTDFGIATYPIPPFDVTDTSNGINPIVEGGALVLNSSWSASYDQWVYTIITYTNTTESVITNGTLKLSYENNVGYSFNQTNTVIPYNWANYLGSNNSGNLDILNWSFSDLHPGEQRHIYVAFEVAPNAQSSCTMTAEMNYGHGIKIPAELKLETKNYPHDPNFVRIDKPYGSEYNFYRYCSVYSEILDYTVGFQNEGAGIAKDVVLKIDINQTGYQLGTLTLTESSHLGNITNFTYNPNTGTIIVVFQNIKLPGLDDPFQVRSFQETTGYVSFSLKTKCQIDKQLPTNANIFFYAIDGTQMSPVQTNTVVASPGGEGNYCITCTPTDAPILVALEANEEKTGKRNLEKEITHTHISMSPNPCSDFFVLNYQLTESYQSVRISIVDITGKQRKELFSNDHMPKGEHRMMADIVDLESGMYIVNIQIGGQNESHKLLKW; encoded by the coding sequence ATGTCAAAATATTATTTACTCAACCGTTCTACCCTATTATTTTTGTGTTGTTTTGTAGCAATGTCTTTTTTTATTAATATCAATGTGTTAGCTTGTATAAACTACCAAGGACCTGATGGTGTATGTGTAGAACAAATACAAAACAATAATTACCGATTTACGATTGACTATCCCGGATATAGTGAGAAAGATCTTGTGTTTTGGATTACGCCAGATGGACACTGGCAATATGGACATCAAATAGAACGCTATTTGGAAACCAATAGTTATGACTTTGGTACAGCACATGTGGTCAGAAAAAATGATACAGATTTTGGAATAGCCACTTATCCCATTCCTCCCTTCGATGTAACTGATACTTCAAATGGCATAAACCCAATAGTTGAAGGCGGAGCATTGGTGCTCAATAGTAGTTGGTCCGCTTCTTATGACCAATGGGTTTATACTATCATTACCTACACCAACACAACCGAGTCTGTCATTACTAACGGAACACTCAAATTATCCTATGAAAACAATGTTGGTTATTCCTTCAATCAAACCAATACAGTCATTCCTTACAACTGGGCCAACTACTTAGGAAGCAATAACTCTGGAAACCTCGATATATTAAATTGGTCTTTCAGTGATTTGCATCCAGGAGAACAAAGACACATATATGTTGCCTTTGAAGTAGCCCCAAATGCCCAAAGTAGTTGTACTATGACAGCAGAAATGAACTATGGCCATGGTATAAAAATACCTGCCGAGTTGAAACTCGAAACCAAAAATTATCCACACGATCCCAATTTTGTAAGGATAGACAAACCCTATGGCTCAGAATACAATTTCTACCGCTATTGCAGTGTATATTCCGAAATACTTGATTATACAGTTGGTTTTCAGAATGAAGGAGCGGGTATTGCCAAAGACGTGGTTTTAAAGATAGATATAAACCAAACAGGTTATCAATTGGGAACGCTTACTTTGACAGAAAGTAGCCACCTTGGAAATATTACAAACTTCACCTATAATCCGAATACAGGAACAATCATTGTTGTTTTTCAAAATATCAAACTCCCAGGTTTAGATGACCCATTCCAAGTCCGTTCTTTTCAAGAGACAACAGGATATGTGAGTTTTAGCCTAAAAACCAAATGTCAGATAGACAAACAATTACCTACCAATGCAAATATTTTCTTTTATGCAATAGATGGTACTCAAATGTCCCCTGTACAAACAAACACCGTAGTGGCTAGTCCAGGAGGAGAAGGGAACTACTGTATTACCTGTACGCCAACCGATGCTCCCATACTTGTAGCCTTAGAAGCAAATGAGGAAAAAACAGGAAAACGCAATTTGGAGAAAGAAATTACACACACACATATTTCCATGAGTCCTAACCCCTGTTCCGACTTTTTTGTGCTAAATTACCAACTCACGGAATCTTATCAATCCGTTCGAATAAGCATTGTGGATATAACAGGAAAGCAACGCAAAGAGTTGTTTTCCAATGACCATATGCCGAAAGGTGAACACAGAATGATGGCAGATATAGTAGATTTAGAAAGTGGGATGTATATTGTGAATATTCAAATCGGAGGTCAAAACGAGTCCCACAAATTATTGAAGTGGTAA
- a CDS encoding histidine kinase → MTKTNKKTWRIIQIIAVVSALIPIVITAFELITTNKESVVFLENFHPTLSLIVLFYYGLLMVLGVSWLIKQLINQIKFLLQLKNEKTRAELLHLKSQVNPHFFFNMLNNLYGLVGKDDKKAQDLILKLSDLMRYSIYEGQKDFVPISEEVEYLKNYIELNKMRYHKKIDIQFEEQIEEDYQVMPLLFILLLENAFKHGVEKLTENAYVHINIFADKEQIQLTVENNFDSSEKEEQAGIGLKNLKRRLQLAYPDQHALSFSITGNVYKAKLKLAHL, encoded by the coding sequence ATGACAAAAACAAACAAAAAGACGTGGCGGATTATTCAGATTATTGCAGTCGTATCGGCGCTGATTCCGATAGTGATAACCGCCTTTGAATTGATTACGACCAACAAAGAATCCGTCGTATTTTTAGAGAATTTTCACCCAACCCTCAGCCTGATAGTTCTTTTCTACTATGGCTTGTTGATGGTTTTGGGTGTGTCTTGGCTGATAAAACAACTTATCAACCAAATCAAGTTTCTCCTCCAATTGAAGAACGAAAAAACCAGAGCAGAGTTGCTTCATTTAAAAAGTCAGGTCAATCCGCACTTCTTCTTCAACATGCTGAACAACCTCTATGGTTTGGTAGGTAAAGATGATAAAAAGGCGCAAGATTTGATTCTCAAACTTTCTGATTTGATGCGTTACAGCATTTACGAAGGACAAAAAGATTTTGTGCCGATTTCGGAGGAAGTCGAATACCTCAAAAACTACATCGAACTGAATAAGATGCGCTACCACAAAAAGATAGACATACAGTTTGAGGAGCAGATTGAAGAAGATTATCAAGTGATGCCCTTGCTGTTCATCCTACTTTTGGAAAATGCGTTCAAGCATGGTGTGGAGAAATTGACAGAGAATGCCTATGTTCACATCAACATTTTTGCAGACAAAGAGCAAATACAACTGACGGTAGAAAACAATTTTGACTCTTCTGAGAAGGAAGAACAAGCTGGAATTGGATTGAAAAACCTCAAACGAAGGCTGCAATTGGCGTATCCTGACCAACATGCTTTGTCTTTTTCCATCACAGGAAATGTATATAAAGCCAAACTAAAATTGGCACATTTATGA
- the gwsS gene encoding grasp-with-spasm system SPASM domain peptide maturase, protein MKQMTNAKPYFRLFANCIPVKGATRSTICDLQRNTYRFIPTLFYEILAELQEQTIEAVKASYNHQYDQGIDHYLELLVKSEWGFWTDEPTRFPAINLQWSHSATITNAIIDINQQSNHKFEKIHKELDELGCKALELRIYHQIFPPQLHQILDAFQFSRLQFIALNLPYTSEWTEIAMKSLVEKYPRVQQMIFHTAPKDAVHQLSAKVPLNVVFTSAIIDSKYHCGIVNPMYFSPNLSHFTEAQKHNTCLNRKISIDQDGNIKNCPSMEKSYGNHRESSLKDAVQKKHFREVWSIHKDQITTCKDCEFRYICTDCRAYVEDIYSKPKKCGYNPYTAKWEGEHAV, encoded by the coding sequence ATGAAACAAATGACTAATGCCAAACCCTATTTTCGCTTATTTGCCAACTGCATACCCGTCAAAGGAGCGACCCGCAGTACAATATGTGATTTGCAGCGAAATACCTATCGCTTCATTCCCACACTATTCTACGAAATATTAGCAGAACTTCAAGAGCAAACAATTGAAGCCGTAAAAGCTTCCTACAATCATCAATACGACCAAGGCATTGATCATTATCTCGAATTGTTAGTAAAAAGCGAATGGGGATTTTGGACAGATGAACCTACTCGTTTTCCTGCAATAAATCTGCAATGGAGTCATTCTGCAACGATTACCAACGCCATCATTGATATCAATCAACAATCCAACCATAAATTTGAAAAAATACACAAAGAGTTGGATGAATTAGGGTGTAAAGCCCTCGAACTAAGAATTTATCACCAGATATTTCCACCTCAATTGCATCAAATCTTAGATGCTTTTCAGTTTAGCCGCCTTCAATTTATCGCTCTAAACCTCCCATATACTTCGGAATGGACGGAAATAGCCATGAAATCCTTAGTTGAGAAATATCCCAGAGTCCAACAAATGATTTTTCACACAGCCCCAAAAGATGCAGTCCATCAACTTTCTGCAAAAGTGCCTCTAAATGTGGTTTTTACATCAGCCATTATAGACAGTAAATACCACTGCGGAATCGTTAACCCCATGTATTTTTCGCCCAACCTCAGCCATTTCACAGAAGCACAAAAACACAATACCTGCCTAAACAGAAAAATCTCGATTGACCAAGATGGAAATATCAAAAACTGTCCTTCAATGGAAAAATCCTATGGAAATCATCGTGAAAGTTCGCTAAAGGATGCAGTTCAAAAAAAGCACTTCAGAGAAGTATGGAGTATTCACAAAGATCAAATAACTACCTGCAAAGATTGTGAGTTTAGATACATCTGCACAGATTGCAGAGCCTATGTGGAAGATATTTACAGCAAGCCCAAAAAATGCGGATACAATCCATATACTGCAAAATGGGAGGGAGAACACGCAGTATAA
- a CDS encoding CHAT domain-containing protein, with amino-acid sequence MDTYRHIFFKITITVFAVLMPIFGSSNVVCAQNKNEAVQVDSTYAYQYLQSAYLEKEELALEESNVCAVEAANYFKQLQNWSEFYNCYRLVTANTFRLQHYTEATEVFQEAIEGIKTIPEAKQAVGLLYHLQSAVYHHQGHFQNAIKFGEKAIAILEQFDNAPHLERVYYNLASAYQAESVDFHKSIRYAQRALQIHLDEPKMDSTRIGKLYSLLGKCHRGLQQYEDAIEAFQKSNDYEGRKDNQLAYLLSMVYLDKKDCNEALSYAQKALDIAAKEKLTVSDAYLRLALAHNCQGNTRQADLDYQKALTISKEVYGEHHPDHAKVYVYLGDFYRQEGRLDSALQVYQTALQQLNPNFTSSDVRKNPNKMEGYTSIWCMEAIRNKAIVFEEKFEADSSREYLQSALEGYEWVLNNIEFRRQRYTNDESKHYILNYIYDAYESAIEVTYQLYQLTNDMDYLNKTFAFIESSKASVLKEAVHEGALQHVKNIPQDLLNTLEEVKIELAYYEKRAYDLQNIQPQDSLEIADIQLQLFKLNRSKEQVILQLSQYPDYFKLKSTEKKLPPQQLQKVLSPDQAIVEYFVGTHQFYTYLLTQDTIAVYRHEKPANFDKQIQVLKETLSNWTFVVDSTKEAANMYVKTAQQLYDWLLKEPLNQLKDKEHLIIIPDGTLGYIPFEVLLNDTPKDPFNFQNYPYLLKQYNISYAYASTLWLENEEMKTISASNYTFGGFAPVYQTPMYSSIELDSLYSDNDQVPLMAINVRSGLGDLIYARQIVTHLASFLNGQKWIAEDATKENFQKTASNYGVLHLAMHGIIDDSNPLYSHLIFTKTKDKKDNRLTAAELYNMQLNAGLAVLSACNTGVGELKRGEGIMSLSRAFAFAGCPSMVMSLWSVPDEQTGILMENFYAALKMGQTKDAALRTAKLQYLQTQDNRGAYPYLWAGFVVIGDTDAIQFENKWSTSIWIALLTSLTSILFIMMAVYYFKKRKPTESVY; translated from the coding sequence ATGGATACTTATAGGCATATTTTCTTCAAAATAACAATCACCGTTTTTGCCGTGTTAATGCCAATATTTGGTAGTTCAAATGTTGTCTGTGCACAAAACAAAAACGAGGCGGTTCAAGTTGATAGCACTTATGCCTATCAGTATCTTCAATCTGCATATCTGGAAAAAGAGGAATTAGCACTTGAAGAATCCAATGTATGTGCGGTCGAAGCTGCAAACTATTTTAAACAACTGCAAAACTGGTCGGAATTTTACAACTGTTATCGCCTAGTTACGGCCAATACGTTTAGGCTTCAACACTACACAGAAGCTACGGAGGTGTTTCAAGAAGCTATTGAAGGGATTAAGACTATACCTGAGGCAAAACAAGCAGTAGGATTGTTGTATCACTTACAAAGTGCTGTTTATCACCACCAAGGGCATTTTCAAAATGCAATAAAATTTGGGGAAAAAGCCATCGCAATTTTAGAGCAATTCGACAATGCTCCACACCTTGAACGAGTTTACTACAATTTAGCCAGCGCATATCAAGCAGAAAGCGTTGATTTTCATAAATCTATTAGATATGCTCAGCGAGCCTTACAGATTCATCTTGATGAGCCAAAAATGGATAGTACACGAATTGGGAAATTGTATAGCCTACTTGGAAAATGTCATAGAGGATTGCAGCAATACGAAGATGCCATTGAAGCTTTTCAAAAAAGTAACGATTATGAAGGAAGGAAGGATAACCAACTTGCGTACTTATTGTCAATGGTTTATTTGGATAAAAAAGACTGCAATGAGGCGTTGTCTTATGCACAAAAAGCATTGGACATTGCGGCTAAAGAAAAACTGACGGTTTCGGATGCGTACCTTCGATTAGCATTGGCGCACAATTGTCAAGGAAATACCCGTCAAGCAGACCTTGATTACCAAAAAGCCTTGACCATTTCCAAAGAAGTATACGGCGAACATCATCCCGATCACGCAAAAGTATATGTCTATTTAGGAGATTTTTACCGCCAAGAAGGAAGGTTAGACAGCGCACTTCAAGTATATCAAACGGCACTACAACAGTTAAATCCCAACTTCACGTCTTCTGATGTCCGCAAAAATCCCAATAAGATGGAAGGATACACTTCAATCTGGTGCATGGAAGCTATTAGAAACAAAGCGATTGTGTTTGAAGAAAAATTTGAAGCAGATAGTTCAAGGGAATACCTTCAATCAGCTTTGGAAGGATATGAATGGGTACTCAACAACATTGAATTTCGGCGACAGCGATACACTAATGACGAATCAAAACACTATATTCTCAACTACATATATGATGCCTATGAATCAGCCATTGAGGTAACGTATCAATTGTATCAACTTACCAATGATATGGACTACCTAAACAAGACATTTGCATTTATAGAAAGCAGCAAAGCAAGTGTTTTGAAGGAAGCAGTACATGAAGGAGCTTTGCAGCACGTAAAAAACATACCCCAAGATTTGCTCAACACTTTAGAGGAAGTAAAAATAGAATTGGCATACTATGAAAAACGAGCATACGATTTACAAAATATACAGCCACAAGATAGCCTCGAAATTGCCGATATTCAACTTCAATTGTTTAAATTGAATAGAAGTAAGGAGCAGGTGATTCTCCAACTATCTCAATATCCCGACTACTTCAAACTGAAATCTACTGAAAAAAAGCTGCCTCCACAACAACTACAAAAGGTTCTCTCCCCAGATCAAGCAATTGTCGAATACTTCGTTGGAACGCATCAGTTCTACACCTATTTGCTCACACAAGATACCATTGCAGTTTATCGTCATGAAAAACCAGCGAATTTTGACAAGCAGATTCAAGTATTAAAAGAAACATTGAGCAATTGGACTTTTGTAGTAGATTCTACCAAAGAAGCTGCGAATATGTATGTAAAAACTGCACAGCAACTATATGATTGGCTGCTAAAAGAACCGCTAAACCAATTGAAAGATAAGGAACATTTGATTATTATACCTGACGGGACGCTGGGTTACATTCCGTTTGAAGTCTTGCTAAATGATACACCAAAAGATCCCTTTAACTTTCAAAATTACCCTTACCTCCTCAAACAATACAACATCAGTTATGCCTATGCTAGTACCTTATGGTTAGAAAATGAGGAGATGAAAACTATATCAGCCAGCAATTATACTTTTGGAGGCTTTGCACCTGTTTACCAAACACCTATGTATAGTAGTATTGAACTGGATTCTTTATATAGTGACAATGATCAAGTTCCTTTAATGGCCATAAATGTGAGAAGCGGTCTGGGGGATTTGATCTATGCACGGCAGATAGTGACGCATTTGGCCAGTTTCTTGAATGGTCAAAAATGGATAGCAGAAGATGCCACAAAAGAAAATTTTCAAAAAACAGCTTCTAATTATGGTGTTTTGCACTTGGCCATGCACGGTATTATTGACGATTCCAATCCGCTTTATTCCCACCTTATATTCACGAAAACCAAAGATAAAAAAGACAATCGATTGACTGCTGCCGAACTTTACAATATGCAGCTCAATGCAGGTCTTGCTGTGTTGAGTGCTTGCAATACGGGAGTGGGGGAATTGAAGCGAGGAGAGGGAATCATGAGTCTTTCGAGAGCATTTGCTTTTGCAGGTTGTCCAAGTATGGTGATGAGCTTATGGAGTGTTCCCGATGAGCAAACAGGTATCCTGATGGAAAATTTTTATGCAGCACTAAAAATGGGACAGACTAAAGATGCTGCTTTGAGAACTGCCAAATTGCAGTACCTTCAAACGCAGGACAATCGAGGCGCATATCCTTATTTATGGGCAGGCTTTGTAGTAATTGGTGACACGGATGCCATTCAATTTGAAAACAAATGGTCTACTTCAATTTGGATAGCCTTATTGACCAGCTTGACCAGTATTTTATTCATTATGATGGCAGTCTATTACTTTAAAAAAAGAAAACCTACTGAATCCGTGTACTAA